From the Chloroflexus aurantiacus J-10-fl genome, one window contains:
- a CDS encoding G8 domain-containing protein, with amino-acid sequence MVRSRFIHVSLLLACCTLVIAVIAGSSVSLIAAPTKPQVSLSQAQTYDLHINAGTTINWFNADSVPHRLRAVDGSWETPVIAPGEQINQPFTTAGLSAFLCDFDPAMRGTIVVQSTHAVFVPLVANITAERWSDPATWGGRLPQAGDAVTIPAGKVVLLDVSPPPLQSLLIEGELRFDRQNLNLTVGWIMLHGRGRLQIGTPTEPFTQRATITLTAANLDEDVMGMGTRGILLMGGTFEAYGQTPDRIWTRLADHAATGSTTLTLAEPVNWQTGDQIVIAPTDFYGVAETERLTVQAANETQVALTTPLQKERWGRLQYVSPTGMTLTPTTEVTPLVLDERAEVGILSRRIVIQGADDERWRNDRFGAHIMVMGNGVLRLNGVELRRMGQGGRFGRYPIHFHMLSYAADGSLIGDATQQLVANSSIWNSANRCITIHGTNGTTIRNNICYDIAGHAIFLEDAVERRNLIENNLVLKVRQPPVLLLNHDREAFRRGPSGFWITNPDNIVRGNVAADAAGNGFWLAFPERPLGSNKLVPIRPANTRLGIFSHNVAHSNGKPGINLDFAPFDDAGNTRESRYIPTSDEGPDRYNANRVRFTFSDITTYKNNDNGLWNRTSWPDYVRFVSADNTGMFFAGAGDDGNIRDSLIVGVSLSNRTPTPIHDQPNAAVASYHSTFDIFDNVIVNFALSPRLDRASGAFATNDYYTRPVDRGLIRNPNNILINSHPGRRVISPNINTPVGNAAIAGALWDPHGYWGPAGNYWVYDIPFLTAGKSCVPVSGEDHTKSCNGPYFGVFGFRVDGSPLFEPRMPLTISRLDAGNQIIDQWIVEDGSGGSRNTFNIVAHMRHFAAVPNGRYRIEFRDAVTALPPPTQEVKLNLSNMHTTADKLILAVPFSGSRTVQAYLTTRELYWDVQQLGTPVRYLTQVHSFASLLTTDNSFWQDNASNQVWVNVSGGMALPGGEPANPLSDEALYRVTYLRIFAP; translated from the coding sequence ATGGTTCGTTCTCGCTTCATTCACGTCAGCCTTCTGCTTGCCTGTTGCACTCTTGTGATCGCCGTTATTGCCGGCTCGTCCGTATCGCTGATTGCCGCACCGACCAAACCGCAGGTCTCCCTCAGTCAGGCGCAAACCTACGATCTGCACATTAATGCCGGAACTACGATCAACTGGTTCAATGCCGACTCGGTGCCGCATCGCCTCCGTGCGGTTGATGGTAGCTGGGAAACGCCGGTGATTGCACCCGGCGAACAGATCAATCAACCGTTCACGACAGCCGGTTTGTCGGCATTCCTGTGTGATTTCGATCCTGCCATGCGGGGCACTATTGTTGTACAGTCTACCCACGCTGTCTTTGTCCCGCTCGTGGCGAATATCACCGCTGAACGCTGGTCTGACCCGGCAACGTGGGGTGGCCGGTTACCCCAGGCCGGGGATGCCGTGACCATCCCGGCAGGCAAGGTGGTGCTCCTTGATGTCAGCCCACCACCGTTGCAGAGTTTGTTGATCGAAGGTGAATTGCGCTTTGATCGGCAAAATCTCAATCTCACTGTGGGCTGGATCATGCTGCACGGTCGCGGACGGCTACAGATCGGTACGCCGACGGAGCCGTTCACCCAGCGGGCAACCATTACCCTGACTGCGGCAAACCTGGATGAAGATGTGATGGGTATGGGAACCCGTGGCATTCTGCTGATGGGTGGAACGTTTGAAGCCTATGGTCAGACTCCAGATCGTATCTGGACGCGACTGGCCGATCACGCCGCTACCGGAAGCACAACCCTCACCCTTGCCGAGCCGGTTAACTGGCAGACCGGCGATCAGATCGTGATTGCGCCGACCGACTTCTACGGTGTCGCGGAGACTGAACGGTTGACCGTACAGGCGGCGAATGAAACGCAGGTAGCGCTGACGACTCCGTTGCAGAAGGAGCGTTGGGGGCGGTTGCAGTATGTCAGTCCGACCGGAATGACGTTGACGCCAACGACAGAGGTGACCCCGCTGGTGCTCGATGAACGGGCTGAGGTGGGGATACTCTCGCGGCGGATTGTGATCCAGGGTGCCGATGATGAGCGCTGGCGCAATGATCGCTTTGGCGCACACATTATGGTGATGGGAAACGGTGTCCTGCGCCTCAACGGGGTTGAACTGCGTCGAATGGGTCAGGGAGGCCGGTTTGGGCGCTACCCAATCCACTTCCATATGCTCTCGTATGCGGCAGATGGGAGTTTGATCGGGGATGCAACTCAGCAATTGGTTGCGAATTCCAGCATCTGGAACTCAGCCAACCGCTGTATCACCATTCACGGTACCAACGGCACCACCATTCGCAACAATATCTGTTACGACATCGCCGGACACGCGATCTTCCTGGAGGATGCTGTTGAACGCCGTAACCTGATCGAGAACAACCTGGTCTTGAAGGTACGTCAACCACCTGTACTGCTGTTGAACCACGACCGTGAAGCATTTCGCCGTGGCCCGTCCGGTTTCTGGATCACCAACCCCGATAACATTGTGCGCGGGAATGTGGCAGCAGATGCAGCCGGCAATGGTTTCTGGCTGGCTTTTCCCGAACGTCCACTCGGATCAAATAAACTGGTTCCGATCCGCCCCGCCAATACGCGATTGGGTATTTTCAGTCACAACGTTGCCCACTCGAACGGCAAGCCCGGCATTAATCTCGACTTTGCGCCGTTTGATGATGCGGGCAATACACGCGAGAGCAGGTACATACCAACCAGTGACGAAGGACCAGATCGGTACAACGCCAATCGAGTACGCTTCACGTTTAGTGACATCACAACGTACAAAAACAACGACAACGGTCTGTGGAATCGAACCTCCTGGCCTGATTATGTTCGCTTCGTCTCAGCCGATAATACCGGGATGTTTTTTGCCGGCGCTGGCGATGATGGCAACATTCGCGACTCGCTCATCGTTGGCGTGAGTCTGAGCAATCGAACGCCAACACCGATCCACGATCAACCGAATGCGGCGGTAGCCAGCTATCACAGCACCTTCGACATCTTCGACAACGTGATTGTCAATTTTGCGCTTTCCCCTCGTCTTGATCGGGCAAGCGGTGCTTTTGCCACCAACGACTACTATACCCGTCCGGTTGATCGGGGGCTGATACGCAATCCCAACAACATCCTGATCAACAGCCATCCGGGCCGCCGAGTCATTTCGCCCAATATCAACACCCCGGTCGGTAACGCGGCCATTGCCGGGGCACTCTGGGACCCGCACGGCTACTGGGGGCCGGCAGGTAACTACTGGGTGTATGATATTCCTTTCCTGACCGCAGGCAAATCCTGTGTGCCGGTCAGTGGTGAAGATCATACAAAGAGTTGCAACGGGCCATACTTTGGTGTCTTTGGCTTCAGAGTAGATGGAAGTCCTCTCTTCGAGCCGAGAATGCCGCTGACTATCTCCCGACTTGATGCCGGCAACCAGATCATCGATCAGTGGATCGTCGAGGATGGCAGCGGAGGTAGTCGCAATACGTTCAACATCGTGGCCCATATGCGCCACTTCGCTGCTGTGCCCAATGGTCGCTACCGGATAGAGTTTCGCGATGCGGTAACAGCACTGCCTCCCCCAACGCAAGAGGTCAAACTGAACCTTTCTAACATGCACACGACAGCCGACAAATTGATTCTGGCCGTGCCATTCAGCGGGAGCCGGACTGTGCAGGCGTATCTCACAACCCGCGAGTTGTATTGGGACGTTCAGCAGTTGGGAACGCCGGTACGCTATCTGACGCAAGTTCATTCGTTCGCTTCCCTGCTCACAACCGATAACAGCTTCTGGCAAGACAACGCCAGCAATCAGGTGTGGGTCAATGTGAGTGGTGGGATGGCGTTACCAGGGGGTGAACCGGCTAACCCCTTGTCGGATGAAGCGCTGTATCGGGTGACGTACCTGCGCATCTTCGCGCCGTAG
- the glnA gene encoding type I glutamate--ammonia ligase, producing the protein MTMDAKGVIELIKAKGIQIVDTRFTDLFGGWQHYSLPASRLTEDMIREGLGFDGSSIKGFQAINESDMLMVPDPSTAFIDPTLSVPTLVLICDIIDPITRQPYSRDPRTVAKKAEAYLKTTGIADTAYFGPEAEFFLFSDVRFGQGANHGFYYIDSPEAVWNTGAEIPGGNKGYRIRHKEGYFPVPPTDTLQDIRSEMILKMMEIGIEIELHHHEVATAGQCEIDMRFDSLVNMADKVQKYKYIVRNVARAHGYSATFMPKPIFGDNGSGMHTHQSLWKDGEPLFFDETQYALLSKTAQYYIGGILKHAPALLAICAPTTNSYRRLVPGFEAPINLVYSMRNRSAAIRIPTYSSSPKARRIEFRAPDAMCNPYLAFAAMMLAGLDGIQNKIEPPPPLDVDIYELSPEEKGDIRSTPGSLTEALDALEQDYHFLLKGNVFTTDLLETYIETKRKEAVGLSLRPHPYEFMMYYDA; encoded by the coding sequence ATGACGATGGATGCGAAGGGCGTTATCGAATTGATCAAAGCCAAGGGAATTCAAATAGTTGATACCCGCTTTACCGATCTCTTTGGTGGGTGGCAGCACTATTCGCTGCCGGCCTCGCGGCTGACTGAAGATATGATTCGCGAGGGTTTGGGCTTTGATGGGTCGTCGATCAAGGGTTTTCAAGCCATCAACGAGAGCGATATGTTGATGGTGCCCGATCCATCAACGGCATTTATCGATCCCACCCTCAGTGTGCCAACACTGGTACTGATCTGTGACATTATCGATCCCATCACCCGCCAGCCCTACAGCCGCGACCCGCGCACGGTTGCTAAAAAGGCCGAGGCCTATCTCAAGACGACCGGTATTGCCGATACCGCCTACTTCGGGCCGGAAGCTGAATTCTTCCTCTTCAGTGATGTACGCTTCGGTCAGGGAGCCAACCACGGTTTCTACTATATCGACAGCCCGGAAGCGGTCTGGAATACCGGCGCTGAAATACCGGGTGGCAACAAGGGCTACCGCATCCGCCACAAAGAGGGCTACTTCCCGGTTCCACCCACCGATACCCTTCAGGATATTCGCTCAGAGATGATCCTGAAGATGATGGAGATCGGGATCGAGATTGAGCTGCACCATCACGAAGTGGCAACCGCCGGTCAGTGCGAGATCGATATGCGCTTTGACTCGCTGGTCAATATGGCCGACAAGGTGCAGAAGTACAAGTATATTGTGCGCAATGTCGCTCGTGCGCACGGCTACAGTGCTACCTTTATGCCAAAGCCGATCTTCGGCGACAATGGATCGGGTATGCACACCCACCAAAGCCTCTGGAAAGATGGCGAGCCGCTCTTCTTCGATGAGACGCAATACGCTCTGCTCTCGAAGACGGCCCAGTACTACATCGGCGGTATTCTCAAGCACGCTCCGGCGCTGCTGGCAATTTGTGCCCCGACCACCAATAGCTATCGCCGGCTGGTACCGGGCTTCGAGGCTCCGATCAATCTTGTCTACTCGATGCGCAATCGCTCGGCGGCGATCCGTATTCCGACCTATAGCTCATCACCCAAGGCGCGCCGTATCGAATTCCGGGCGCCGGATGCGATGTGCAACCCGTATCTCGCCTTCGCTGCTATGATGCTGGCCGGTCTCGACGGTATCCAGAACAAGATTGAGCCGCCACCGCCGCTCGATGTTGACATCTACGAACTCTCACCGGAAGAGAAGGGCGACATTCGCAGCACACCCGGCTCGCTCACCGAAGCCCTTGATGCACTCGAACAGGATTATCACTTCCTGCTCAAGGGCAAT